CCTAATTACCTTGATAATGATTTTGATATCGGTACACTGGATTACTTATGGTGTTCTTTTTATAACATCAACCATCACAGCTCTGGCAATAGCAATAGTTGCAAAAGCTCTTATTGATGGACGAGAAAGAAAGGAGAGTAAAAAATGAAATTAAAGATAGTTATTTCCTCGATTCTGTTTCCCGTTGTATTCACAATGTGGGTGGTAACAGTGATTTTTACCGATTTTAAAAACACTTCTCTTGGATCACTGGATACTAAGTGAGTATCAATGATAAAAAGAAAGGCCTTGTGAAACAGCACAAGGCCTTTTAATATTGCAAACTTTAATAATCTAACCATTTGCCATATAATTGATTACATGGAGTACAGATATACTGCTATTGTCATAGGGAAAAGAAACATCGGCGAAGCTGATCGAATTTACACGATTTATACCAGAGAAGCCGGGAAAATCCAGGCGAAAGCGGTGGGAATAAGGAAACAAAACGCGAAACTGGCGGGAGCGCTGGAAAATTTTACTTTGGCTAGCATTGCTGTGGTCAAAAAGCAAGGAATGGGGAAAATAACCACTTCGATAGTAGAAAATAACTTTCCTCATTTAAGAAATGATTTAGAGGCATTGGCGGCTGCCTGGAAAAGCGCAAAAATTATTGATCGCCTTGTCGGACTGGAAGCAAAAGATCCGGTTTTATTCTCCTTACTGCGTGAGTATCTGGAAGCACTTGATGAAATAGTCCGAACCAGCAAAGAAAAGGAATCTTTGGAAAATCAGGAAAAAATCGAACTAGTAACACTGGGATTTACTTTTAAACTGCTGGAAGCACTGGGCTACAAGGCAGAAGTGAATAATTGTGTGGAGTGCGGCAGGGTGGTCTCACTCGGCGGCAATTATTTGGATGTTGAAAAAGGAGGAATTATTTGCAAGCACTGCCGTGGCGGAAGGCAGAACGCTATAGGTACCGGGGACAATACTGTGAAGCTCATCCGGATTTTTTCCCGCAATAAAATTTCCTCTCTTCAAAAACTACGAGTTCAAAGAAAAGAAATTGATGAACTAAATGCGATTTCCCAGAAGTTTCTTGAGTGGGTCGTAAAGTAGCTTTTTACGATGCTCTTTTTGTGTTATAATTTACATACTAAAACTAAAGCGAATATGAATTATGTCCTTGGGAGATCTAAATAAGGAACTCTATAATCCCAATTCAGATGCGGGAGAAAAAACTCATAAAAAGAGCCGATTTGACCCGGAACTTTCACCCCAGAACGATAGCCAGGAATTTCAGAAAAAGGAGATGTGGATAAAAGGAAAAAAAGGACTAACTCCCGATCAGAAAAAAATAATTAAGCGAGGATTATGGGCAGTCGGCAGTATAGTTCTTTTGGGTCTTCTCACCCTGGCTGTTTACGAAATCAGGAGGTCGGCTTTCAATGAGGAGAAAACGACCATAGGCCTAGAGGGGCCGACAGTTATTGACAGCACTCAGCCTGCTCAGTACATCATCCGTTATAAAAATGGTAATCGCGTTGATCTTAAAGATGCAGTGATCCGTTTGAACTACCAGGAAAATTTCCAGCCGGAGGAAGCGGCAAACCTGAAAACCATAAACGCCAGCAATAGCCAGATCTACATTGGCACTATTAAGGCCCATTTCGAAGGTACAATTGAACTAAAAGGGAAGTTTTACGCTCCCCAGGACTATATTGTTTATCTCCGGGCTACTCTTAGCTATACTCCTTCAAATTTCAACAGCACTTTCGAAGCCCAAAACCAGCTGGGTGTCAGTGTGCAGACATCTCCTATTTTTTTGGAAATCGCCGCTCCCTTGGAAGCAGCTAGCGGAAATAGGGTGGAATATGTCATTGATTACAAAAATCTCGGCACTCGGAATTTTTCCGATGTGCGGATTAAAGCCGAATACCCGGAAGGATTTCTGTTTTCTTCCGCGGAGCCGCAGCTGTCGGAGGGAAATAACTTCTGGTACATTGGAAAACTTGACCCCCAACAGGGGGGGAAAATAAAAATCCAGGGAACGTTACAAGGCGCGCGAAGCGAAGAGAAAAAAATAAATGTTTTCGCGGGTTCATTGAGCAGCAGCGGGCAGTTTCTTATTTACACTCAAAGTGACAAAACCACTAAAATAATCGTTTCACCTTTAAGTATAACGCAGTCAGTTAACAATCAGCGAAGTCCTTCAGTGAACGTGGGCGAAGAGCTTTACTACGTGCTAAAGTACCAAAATGAAGGCGAGATTGGACTACGGGACGTGATTATAACCCTGGAAATCAAAAGTTTAGCGCTTAATTTTTCCAAACTTAAATTAGGAAATGGATTTTACGACCGGACTCACCAGACAATTACCTGGAAGGCCCCGGATTTTCCTCAACTGACTAATCTGGGTCCGGGAGAAGGAGGGGAAATCAGGTTTTCCGTTCCGGTAACGAGTCAGATTCCCGTGGACAACGAAAACGACAAAAATTTTACCGTCACATCAACCGCTAAAATCGACAGCCCTGACATTCCGACTCCTCTTGGATCGAATAAGATTATCGATAGCGATACGCTTGAATTTAAATTAAACTCCAAAGTTATCCTGGAAACCCTTGGATATTACGCTGATCCCAACATTCCTAACTCCGGACCGGTTCCCCCGCAAGTGGGGAAAGAGACAACTTATACTATTCACTGGAAGATTACTAACGTCAATAACGATATTGCTGATACAAGGGTCGTATCTTCGCTTTCCACCGGCGTGAAGTGGACCGGAAAGATATATCCAGAAAGTGAAAATATCGCCTTTAATGAGCGCACTAATCAAATAATTTGGGAAGTAGGAAAACTTAAAAACGGTATTGGAATTTTAAACCCCAAACGGGAAATAAGTTTTCAGGTAAGCATTATCCCCCAAATAAACCAGGCAGGACAGGAAGCGCTTCTACTTACTCCCTCGATTCTAACAGCCAAAGACCTCTTTACTGGGGAAGAATTACGAGCTGAAACGCCAAAGAAGAACACGCTGTTACCAGAGGACGTTAGCATTGGCGGGAATTATAAGGTGGAAAATCCCGGTAATGAACCCGGCTGAAAAATGGATAAAGCATAAATGCTCAAAATAATTTCCCATAAAAACGGGAGAAGAATAGGAAAACTGGAGACGAAAAGCGGAGCAATAAATACTCCGTTTTTTATGCCGGATGCGACGAGAGGATTTGCGAAGTCTCTTGGTAAAGAGGATTTGGAAAAAATCGGCGTTGGGCCGATGGTGGTAAACACTTATCATCTTTATCTTCAACCGGGAATTGACCTAATTAAAAAAGCCGGCGGGATAAATAAATTTATGAACTGGGAGGCACCGCTTCTCTCTGACAGTGGAGGCTATCAGATCTTTTCACTCATTCACAAAAATCCGGAAATGGGAAAAATCACGGACGACAAAGTGATTTTCAAATCGCCGCTTGACGGAAAAGAACATGAATTCACTCCGGAGGAGGCGATTCAAATCCAATTTGACTTAGGTGTTGATATGATGGTGGTGCTGGATGACTGCCCGCCGAATAGTTATCCCAAAGAGAAAATAGAAGAAGCCGTGAAGCGGACAATAGGGTGGGCGAAAAGATGCAAAGAAGAATATAACAGACAATTAAGAGTGAGAAATGAGAAGTTGAAAAGAAGGCCGTTAATATTTGGGGTAATTCAAGGCGGGACATATAAGGATTTGCGGAAATATTGCGCTGAAGAGTTAATTGAAATTGGATTTGATGGACTGGGTTTCGGCGCGCGGCACCATGATGAAAAAGGAAATTTAATGGAAGAATTACTTAAATTTACCGCCAATTTAATACCAGAAAATTATTTGCGTTTTGCTTTGGGAGTTGGAACGCCGGAAGATATTGTACAATGTGCGGTAATGGGATGGGACATATTTGATTGTGTGATTCCCACCCGTGAAGGCCGTCATGGCAAATTGTTTATTTGGAAAAGTGACCCAAATGACGCGAATTTTCATCCGAATGGCCCGAATGGATTTTATGAAACCGTAAACATTAATAATGAAAAGTTTAAAACAGATCTTTCGCCAGTAGATGAACATTGCGATTGTGAACTTTGCCAAAATTACAGCCGGGCATATCTAAGTCATTTGTTCAAAGCGGGCGACCCATTAGCAATGCGCCTGGCGACAATTCACAATTTGCGGTTTTATCTGCGGCTTATGAAACAGTTACAGTCTTGATTTTAGAAACCGTTAAACAGCGGTATTTTGCAAAAATGCTTCCAGTTGTTAAAATTGATGTAATAAGCAAAAAGAGAAATGGTAAACCCAGTCATCACAATAGAAAATCTTCGCGTTATCTACAACCAGGGAAAATCCAACGAAACCCGTTCTCTGGACGGAGTCAATCTTAAAATATTTCCCCGGGAGTACATTATCGTTCACGGTCCTTCTGGTTGTGGCAAATCAACCCTTCTTTATTCTATCGCCGGATTGCAAGCACCGACCTATGGAGAAGTGACAATTGAAGACAAAAAACTTTCTCAAATGAAAGAGCGGGAAAAAGTGGAACTTCATCAGGTGGGAGTGGGAATGATTTTTCAGGCCTTCTATTTAATTTCCTCATTGAGTGTGATTGATAATGTTTGCCTCCCCCGGGTTTTTCGCGGTGAAGATCCGGAAAAAAGAAAAAGTGATGCCTTGGTGCTTCTGCGCCGGTTTGGAATTGCGGAGCAAGCCAATAAATTCCCCGGCCAGCTTTCCGGAGGGCAAAAACAGCGAGTAGCAATCGCTCGCGCTCTAATAAATAACCCCCAGATTATTTTGGCCGATGAGCCCGTGGGAAATTTAGATAGTGAGTCAGCGGAAAGTGTGCTCCAGATCCTAAAGGAACTAAATGAAGTCGACAAAAGAACGATAATTATGGTTACTCATAACTCTGAATATTTGCATTATGCTGATCGAGTGATTCACATGAAAGATGGGATCATTGTCAGCTTGGAAGTAATTGAAGAAAAAAGACCTATCTCAGTGGTGAAAGAAGAAGTAGCCATTCAACCTGAAGAAATTTCCACTGATTTAAAACTATTAATGCGAATGTTTAAAAATCTTTCTCCTCAACAAGCCGGGGTCTTGATTGTTCCTTTTAAGGCCAAACAGCTTCTTTCTCACGTGGTGTCAGAATTTACTGAAGAACAGCTGACTTCAGCGGAAAATTATTTGAAAGAGTTTCTCTTTCGCAATATCGATATCAAGGAACTGGAAAAAAGCTTGGATCTTGATTATGACGAAGGCGGAGCCGGATGGAATAAAAGAAGAGCCATTGCCTTTGCCCAGCGAGTAAGACAAATAATGAATCAGGTAGAGGCGCTCACAGCTAATCCGGAAACCGCTGCCAACACTTTTTCTGACTATCTTCTTGAACACTTTAATATTAAACTCAGCGATGATATCAAATTGCGGTTTCGCTCCTTTATTAAGTTAAGAATTGACAATAAAATAGACCGTTTCAGCTTGCAGCAGCGTTTGGATACCCCCAAGATATTAGGAGGAATAGGACTGTATAAAACAACAGCTGAGAAAGTAGTGCGGGAGATAGAAGTGGTAATGTTGCTTAAATATTCAGCTTAAACTATGAAATTTTCCGATATTTTCAAACTTTCAACCAGAATGTTCAAAGCGAGAACTTCGCGCACGCTTCTTACGATTTTAGGCATGAGTATTGGAATCGGTGCTATTTTATTCCTGGTATCGCTTGGATACGGCTTGCAGAAAACCTTACTTAATAAGATCACTACTTCCGACGCGCTGCTTACTCTGGATGTGACTGAAGCCAAATCAGCAACCGTTTTTCTTAATCGCGAGACCCTCAAAGTGATGGCAGAAATGGAAGGGGTAGGGGAAGTAAGTCCCGCTTATCAGTTGAACGCCCAGGGACGCCTTGGCGATCTTTCAGCTGATTTTTCTGCCGTAGTGGTAAAGCCGTCATTTCTAAAATTGGGGGGATATCGGGTAAGTCAGGGGCGCTTACTGAATGACGAAAGTCCTCAGGAAATTGTGGTTACTTCAACGGTCTCCCGCGTATTTGGGAAAAATGCGGATGAGATAATTGGAAAAGAAATAAAGTTTAGTTTTTTGGTGCCCGAGCAGGACAAAACAGGAGAAGTATCAAAAAATTCGCAAGTCAAGACAAAACGGGTGGAATCCGACAAAGCATACGTAGTAGCCGGCGTCATTGAAGGGGAGGATAGCATTATATATATCAATTCCAAGTCCCTTGATAATTTTTCCATTGATCATTTTAGCCAGGTTAAAGTGAAATGCAGAACGAATCAGGCGTTGGGGTTAGTTCGGGATCAGCTCATTAGCCAGGGATTTTTAGTATCGGCACTTTCCGATACGGTTGAGGAAGCAAACAAAGTGTTCAGGGCCATTCAGATTGTGCTAATGCTCTTTGGAGTTGTTGCTCTTGTAGTAAGCGCTATCGGGATGTTTAACACAATGACTATTGCTCTTTTGGAGCGGACGGAGGAAATCGGGATAATGAAGTCCATTGGCGCTTCCAATGCGGGAATATCTTTAATATTCGTTATGGAATCGGCTATTATGGGATTTTTGGGAGGAGTATGCGGTGTTTTTATCGGCTTTGTCAGCGGGGAGGTTTTTAATGGACTGATAAATTTTATTGCCCGGCGTTTTGGAGGAGAATCAGTGGACTTGTTCTACATTCCTTTGTGGTTCGTGCTACTTATCATTCTTTTTGCCGGTTTTGTTGGCTTTTCCACCGGGTTTATTCCGGCCAGACGGGCAAGCCACATTGATCCTCTGGAAGCTTTGAGGTATAAGTAAAGCTATGAAAATTCTTAGCGGAAAAAGAGCAGCTCTAAAAATATTAAATAATCTTGAAGTCAACATCAGGAAATTACCCGCCGCTCCCGGACTGGCAGTGCTTTTAATTGGAGACGATAAACCCTCACATTTATATGCCCGCTTAAAACAGGAAGCAGCAAAAAAAATAGGAGTTCGTTTTTATCTTGTTAAATTTAAAGAGAATGCTGCCGAGAGAAAAATTATTGAGAAAATATCAGTGCTTAACAAAAACGGAAAAATAAACGGAATTATAGTTCAGCTTCCACTGCCCTCAAAATTCAACGCACGGAGAATTATCAAAGCCATTGATCCGGAAAAAGACGTAGACGGATTTCATCCGGAAAATATGAAGCTGTTTTTGAAAAGCAAAGAAAGATTCTGGCCGGTTTTTCCGCGGGCAATTGTTAAACTGATTGAAGAAAGTCGTCTTAAACTTTTAGGAAAAAAAGCAGTGGTTTTAGCAAATTCGCAAAGTTTCGGGAAGATAATGGTGGCAGCTTTAGGGAAGAAAAAAATAAGAGCCAAATATATCTTGTTTAAAAAAGTTAAGGAGAATGTTAAGTTAATCAAAAAAGCAGACATCATTGTGGTTGCAATGGGAATTCCAAATCTCGTAAAAGGGAAAATGATTAAAGAGGGTGCAGTAGTAGTTGACGGAGGAATTACGAAAAGAGGAAAGAAGGTACTAGGAGATGTTGATCGAGAGTCCGTAAAATACGTGGCTTCCTATCTTTCCCCGGTTCCCGGAGGAGTTGGGCCAGTAACGGTAGCCTGCCTTTTTTGGAATGTTTACTTAGCCACTAAAGAACAACTCAAGGATTAAGAGATTAAGTAAAAAACTGATTGTTCCAGATAACTACGATCGCTGCCAAGTAGAATAATTGTTTTTGGCAAAGTCGGCTTTATAAAATCTTCCTTTTGACGGAGGGTTTTTTTGTTGATAAACTTAATAGTATGGAAAAATACAACTCGCGGAAAATAGAGAAAAAGTGGCAGAAGAAATGGGAAGAAAGCGGAATTTACAAGAATTACAAAAAAGACAAGAAATTCTACGCTCTTGATATGTTTCCTTATACCTCCGGCGAGGGTTTGCACGTGGGCCATCCGAGAGGATACATCGCCACTGATGTCGTTTCCCGTTTCAAGATGCTTCAGGGAGCAAGCGTTCTTCATCCGATGGGATGGGACGCTTTTGGCTTGCCAACAGAAAATTACGCCATCGAGCATAAAATTCACCCGCGGATCGTGACCGAAAAAAATATTTCTGTTTTTAAAAAACAGCTTCAAATGTTTGGTTTTACCTATGATTGGGATCGGGAGATTAATACAACGGATCCGGGATATTACAAATGGACGCAGTGGATTTTTTTGAAAATGTTTGAAAAAGGACTGGCTTATGAGTCGAACGAGCCGATTAACTGGTGCCCCTCCTGCAAGACAGGGCTGGCGCTGGAGGATTTGGAAAAAGGATTATGCGAACGTTGCGGAACGCAGGTAGTGCAGAAAAAAATGAGACAGTGGGTTTTAAGGATGACAAATTATGCTGATCGTCTGCTTTACGATCTGGACAGCGAAGATCTAGATTGGGAGGAGCAGATTTTAGAACAACAAAGAAACTGGATCGGGAGAAGCGAGGGAACAGAGTTCAAGATGCCAGTTGTCATTGCGAGCGAAGCAAAGCAATCTCGTACAGAAGAATCAAATTCAGAGATTGCCGCGTCGCCTTCGGCTCCTCGCAATGACATCTATATTGAAGTTTATACCACCCGTCTGGATACGGCCTTTGGGATGACATATGCAGTAGTAGCACCGGAACATCCAATCGTCGCTTCGCTTCTCAAAATCAAAAATCAAAAATCAAAAATCAAAAATATTGAAGAAATTAGAAATTATATAATCCGGTCACAGAATAAAACAGAGCTGGAAAGAATGGAGGCAAAGGAAAAAACAGGAATGGAAATTAAAGGAATAAAAGTTATAAATCCTTTCACTAATGAGGAAATTCCGTTATTTGTTGCCGATTATGTTTTAGGCCACTACGGCACCGGCGCAGTGATGGCTGTGCCAGCACACGATGAAAGGGACTGGGAATTTGCGAGGAAATATAATTTACCCATAAAACAATCAATCGTTCCAAATTACAGAGAATATGAAACTACAATAAAGACCCTAAATGCACTTAGAGAAATCTATAGAGCAGCTGAAAAAAAAGACTTAAGATTTTGGCTACTTGGCGGACTAGCTTGCGCTTTTTATGCGGGAATAATTTATAGGGAACACAATGATTTAGATTTAATTACCGAAAATGAAAATGACCGTATTAAAATGTTTCAATTATTGGAAAATTTGGGATTTAAAAAAATAAAGGAGAAAAAAATATCAGAAAATCTCATCAACTTTGTTTATCAACGAGGAGAAATTGAAGTTGATATTGGACCCAATCAAGGCGAATTTGGTTTGGCTGGTGATTTTGAGGAAGATATTAAATATCTAGGAGAATACCAGTCAAGAGTATTAAGCAAACGATTTGTCAAAAGTTTTAAAGAATATCAGTTGAAGACTAGAGATGAAAAAAAAGACCAAATAGACGTGGAATATTTAAGTGGTAAAGTTTTGATTGATGATGAAGTATTGGTTAATTCTGAAAAATATTCAGGACTAACTTCCCAAAAAGCCCGAGAGGAAATGGCAAAGTGGCTGGAGAAACAAAGAATCGGCAAGAAAAAAATAAATTACAAAATGCGTGACTGGGTGTTTTCCAGACAGCGTTACTGGGGAGAACCCATTCCCATAATTCACTGCGAGAAATGCGGTGCAGTAGGGGTGCCGGAGAAGGAATTGCCTGTTACTTTGCCGGATGTTGAAAGTTACGAGCCGACCGGGACGGGCGAATCGCCACTGGCGAATATCAAAGATTGGGTGAACACCACTTGTCCCAAATGCGGCGGACCGGGAAAAAGAGAAACCAATACTATGCCTCAATGGGCGGGCTCCTCCTGGTATTATCTTCGCTACATTGATTCAAAAAATGAAAAGGAACTTGTTGGAAAAAAAGAAGAAAAAAAGTGGATGCCGGTGGATCTCTATGTGGGCGGGATAGAACACGCTACTCGTCATCTTCTCTACGCACGATTCTGGCACAAGTTTTTATACGATATTGGTGTTGTTTCCACAAAAGAGCCGTTTAAAAAATTAGTTCACGTCGGGCTCATTGGCGGAGAGGACGGCAGAAAAATGTCCAAGCGCTGGGGCAATGTC
The sequence above is drawn from the Candidatus Moraniibacteriota bacterium genome and encodes:
- a CDS encoding class I tRNA ligase family protein, with the protein product MEKYNSRKIEKKWQKKWEESGIYKNYKKDKKFYALDMFPYTSGEGLHVGHPRGYIATDVVSRFKMLQGASVLHPMGWDAFGLPTENYAIEHKIHPRIVTEKNISVFKKQLQMFGFTYDWDREINTTDPGYYKWTQWIFLKMFEKGLAYESNEPINWCPSCKTGLALEDLEKGLCERCGTQVVQKKMRQWVLRMTNYADRLLYDLDSEDLDWEEQILEQQRNWIGRSEGTEFKMPVVIASEAKQSRTEESNSEIAASPSAPRNDIYIEVYTTRLDTAFGMTYAVVAPEHPIVASLLKIKNQKSKIKNIEEIRNYIIRSQNKTELERMEAKEKTGMEIKGIKVINPFTNEEIPLFVADYVLGHYGTGAVMAVPAHDERDWEFARKYNLPIKQSIVPNYREYETTIKTLNALREIYRAAEKKDLRFWLLGGLACAFYAGIIYREHNDLDLITENENDRIKMFQLLENLGFKKIKEKKISENLINFVYQRGEIEVDIGPNQGEFGLAGDFEEDIKYLGEYQSRVLSKRFVKSFKEYQLKTRDEKKDQIDVEYLSGKVLIDDEVLVNSEKYSGLTSQKAREEMAKWLEKQRIGKKKINYKMRDWVFSRQRYWGEPIPIIHCEKCGAVGVPEKELPVTLPDVESYEPTGTGESPLANIKDWVNTTCPKCGGPGKRETNTMPQWAGSSWYYLRYIDSKNEKELVGKKEEKKWMPVDLYVGGIEHATRHLLYARFWHKFLYDIGVVSTKEPFKKLVHVGLIGGEDGRKMSKRWGNVVSPNDVIEQFGADSIRLYEMFMGPFTQGISWSTAGVSGMRRFLEKVWKSQNRIMNYESGIKNNVENLLHKTIKKITEDIENFRFNTALSSMMIYINQLEKQKKISMIHYSQFLILLSPFAPHIAEELWEKLGHKESIFRQSWPKHNPQLIKDEEIDLVIQVNGKVRDTVKVSADISEDEAKKLAFENQKAKTFTKEKVIKKVIFVKGKLINIVVS
- a CDS encoding ABC transporter ATP-binding protein, with the protein product MVNPVITIENLRVIYNQGKSNETRSLDGVNLKIFPREYIIVHGPSGCGKSTLLYSIAGLQAPTYGEVTIEDKKLSQMKEREKVELHQVGVGMIFQAFYLISSLSVIDNVCLPRVFRGEDPEKRKSDALVLLRRFGIAEQANKFPGQLSGGQKQRVAIARALINNPQIILADEPVGNLDSESAESVLQILKELNEVDKRTIIMVTHNSEYLHYADRVIHMKDGIIVSLEVIEEKRPISVVKEEVAIQPEEISTDLKLLMRMFKNLSPQQAGVLIVPFKAKQLLSHVVSEFTEEQLTSAENYLKEFLFRNIDIKELEKSLDLDYDEGGAGWNKRRAIAFAQRVRQIMNQVEALTANPETAANTFSDYLLEHFNIKLSDDIKLRFRSFIKLRIDNKIDRFSLQQRLDTPKILGGIGLYKTTAEKVVREIEVVMLLKYSA
- the tgt gene encoding tRNA guanosine(34) transglycosylase Tgt, whose amino-acid sequence is MLKIISHKNGRRIGKLETKSGAINTPFFMPDATRGFAKSLGKEDLEKIGVGPMVVNTYHLYLQPGIDLIKKAGGINKFMNWEAPLLSDSGGYQIFSLIHKNPEMGKITDDKVIFKSPLDGKEHEFTPEEAIQIQFDLGVDMMVVLDDCPPNSYPKEKIEEAVKRTIGWAKRCKEEYNRQLRVRNEKLKRRPLIFGVIQGGTYKDLRKYCAEELIEIGFDGLGFGARHHDEKGNLMEELLKFTANLIPENYLRFALGVGTPEDIVQCAVMGWDIFDCVIPTREGRHGKLFIWKSDPNDANFHPNGPNGFYETVNINNEKFKTDLSPVDEHCDCELCQNYSRAYLSHLFKAGDPLAMRLATIHNLRFYLRLMKQLQS
- a CDS encoding ABC transporter permease, which produces MKFSDIFKLSTRMFKARTSRTLLTILGMSIGIGAILFLVSLGYGLQKTLLNKITTSDALLTLDVTEAKSATVFLNRETLKVMAEMEGVGEVSPAYQLNAQGRLGDLSADFSAVVVKPSFLKLGGYRVSQGRLLNDESPQEIVVTSTVSRVFGKNADEIIGKEIKFSFLVPEQDKTGEVSKNSQVKTKRVESDKAYVVAGVIEGEDSIIYINSKSLDNFSIDHFSQVKVKCRTNQALGLVRDQLISQGFLVSALSDTVEEANKVFRAIQIVLMLFGVVALVVSAIGMFNTMTIALLERTEEIGIMKSIGASNAGISLIFVMESAIMGFLGGVCGVFIGFVSGEVFNGLINFIARRFGGESVDLFYIPLWFVLLIILFAGFVGFSTGFIPARRASHIDPLEALRYK
- the recO gene encoding DNA repair protein RecO codes for the protein MEYRYTAIVIGKRNIGEADRIYTIYTREAGKIQAKAVGIRKQNAKLAGALENFTLASIAVVKKQGMGKITTSIVENNFPHLRNDLEALAAAWKSAKIIDRLVGLEAKDPVLFSLLREYLEALDEIVRTSKEKESLENQEKIELVTLGFTFKLLEALGYKAEVNNCVECGRVVSLGGNYLDVEKGGIICKHCRGGRQNAIGTGDNTVKLIRIFSRNKISSLQKLRVQRKEIDELNAISQKFLEWVVK
- a CDS encoding bifunctional 5,10-methylenetetrahydrofolate dehydrogenase/5,10-methenyltetrahydrofolate cyclohydrolase, with amino-acid sequence MKILSGKRAALKILNNLEVNIRKLPAAPGLAVLLIGDDKPSHLYARLKQEAAKKIGVRFYLVKFKENAAERKIIEKISVLNKNGKINGIIVQLPLPSKFNARRIIKAIDPEKDVDGFHPENMKLFLKSKERFWPVFPRAIVKLIEESRLKLLGKKAVVLANSQSFGKIMVAALGKKKIRAKYILFKKVKENVKLIKKADIIVVAMGIPNLVKGKMIKEGAVVVDGGITKRGKKVLGDVDRESVKYVASYLSPVPGGVGPVTVACLFWNVYLATKEQLKD